A genomic stretch from Mastacembelus armatus chromosome 7, fMasArm1.2, whole genome shotgun sequence includes:
- the atf7a gene encoding cyclic AMP-dependent transcription factor ATF-7a → MGDDRPFVCNAPGCGQRFTNEDHLAVHKHKHEMTLKFGPPRTDSVIIADQTPTPTRFLKNCEEVGLFNELASSFEQDEDEKRAKNSLPAPNSVALDMSLQTPSDVKVKEEALVEVDSSPPDSPESNSENSDSNREPLVKGKDTPPRSSAPTPTIVRPGSLPLHLGFDALQPTMPSPTSVITQAPPSNRTLGSPTSHYPMMMLPSGQAVPVLPGPVQMPSVINLARPMCMVPNIPGIPGPPLGGSSSGSNSPSGYSIHSEAKMRLKAALSQQSPSGQSMGVMAMGSSPMVPQKAEQNQLLVQQPDAPSPAQPQVSPAQPTGGRRRRTADDDPDERRQRFLERNRAAASRCRQKRKLWVSSLEKKAEELSTLNVSLSNEVSLLRNEVAHLKQLLLAHKDCPVTTLQKKTAYLAAEEGMKDTSEPTGSPAPVIQHSSLAPSPSTGQNGLSSRAAAEAMAMSVLAGMGQQQRAESGPSHVIMAASQSIAR, encoded by the exons ATGGGGGACGACCGACCTTTTGTGTGCAATGCTCCTGGCTGTGGACAG AGGTTTACCAATGAGGACCACTTagctgtacacaaacacaagcatgaGATGACACTGAAATTTGGACCACCCAGGACTGATTCTGTCATTATTGCAG ACCAGACACCTACTCCCACCCGCTTCCTAAAGAACTGCGAGGAGGTTGGTCTGTTCAATGAGTTAGCCAGCTCCTTTGAACAAGACGAGGATGAAAAAAGGGCCAAGAACTCT CTCCCTGCTCCCAACTCTGTGGCCTTGGACATGAGCCTGCAGACGCCATCAGATGTGAAGGTGAAGGAGGAAGCACTGGTAGAGGTGGACTCCTCACCACCAGACAGCCCTGAATCGAACTCTGAAAACTCGGACAGCAACAGAGAGCCTCTGGTTAAAGGAAAG GACACACCACCCAGGAGTTCAGCTCCCACCCCAACTATTGTGCGTCCAGGTTCCCTTCCACTGCATTTGGGCTTTGATGCCCTTCAACCCACCATGCCTTCACCCACCTCTGTCATCACACAAGCACCACCTTCTAATCGTACTCTGGG GTCACCAACCAGCCACTACCCTATGATGATGCTTCCCTCTGGTCAGGCAGTACCTGTGCTCCCTGGTCCTGTACAGATGCCGTCTGTCATTAAT TTGGCCCGACCCATGTGCATGGTACCCAACATTCCTGGGATCCCTGGTCCTCCTCTGGGAGGCAGCAGTAGCGGTTCTAACTCCCCCTCTGGCTACAGCATCCACTCAGAGGCCAAGATG CGTCTGAAGGCTGCGCTGTCCCAGCAGAGCCCATCGGGACAGAGTATGGGGGTTATGGCCATGGGAAGCAGCCCCATGGTACCTCAGAAGGCAGAGCAGAATCAGCTGCTTGTCCAGCAGCCAGATGCTCCTTCTCCTGCACAACCTCAG GTATCTCCAGCACAGCCTACAGGTGGGCGTCGGCGGCGGACAGCAGACGATGACCCAGATGAGCGAAGGCAGCGCTTCCTTGAGAGGAATCGGGCTGCAGCGTCTCGCTGCAGACAGAAACGCAAACTGTGGGTCAGTTCCCTAGAGAAGAAGGCCGAGGAGCTCAGCACGCTGAACGTCTCACTGTCG AATGAAGTGTCTCTCTTGCGCAATGAGGTGGCTCATTTGAAGCAACTGCTGCTGGCCCACAAGGACTGTCCTGTTACCACCCTTCAAAAGAAGACTGCCTACTTAG ctGCAGAAGAGGGCATGAAAGACACCTCAGAGCCTACAGGTTCCCCTGCCCCAGTGATCCAGCACAGCTCTTTGGCGCCCAGCCCCTCTACAGGGCAGAACGGCCTTAGTTCAAGGGCAGCAGCTGAGGCCATGGCTATGTCTGTGCTGGCAGGAATGGGCCAACAGCAGAGGGCTGAGAGCGGACCCTCTCACGTTATCATGGCTGCATCTCAATCTATTGCCAGATGA